In Dethiosulfovibrio russensis, a single genomic region encodes these proteins:
- a CDS encoding AraC family transcriptional regulator, with protein MSDTARSCDDRIDTIQRALAMEIDRRTRTRPRLETEIAGLVLIRGNSPTEPLSYTMDSSICLIAQGRKRIFLGEESYIYDDRHFLITSVDLPVVAQILEASEEKPYLGLTLELDKKTIAQLIMEVDSKHANSRRQDRGMEISEATPNMLEAFLRLVNLLKSPEDLPVLGPMVKREIFYRLLTGEQGPKLRRIVTAGSHSHSIANTIEWLRRNFADQIKMDELASRSGMSQSTFHHHFRSVTAMSPLQFQKRLRLNEARRLMLTERLDAATAAFQVGYESPSQFSREYKRLFGAPPAQDVKNMIRI; from the coding sequence ATGAGCGATACGGCGAGATCTTGCGATGATCGGATAGATACTATACAGAGGGCTTTAGCCATGGAGATCGACAGGCGAACCAGGACACGGCCTCGACTGGAAACGGAGATCGCCGGACTGGTTCTCATAAGGGGGAACTCCCCTACCGAACCGTTGAGCTATACGATGGACTCCAGCATATGCCTGATAGCCCAGGGAAGAAAGCGGATCTTTCTGGGAGAGGAAAGCTATATATACGACGACAGACATTTTTTGATAACCTCTGTGGATCTTCCTGTCGTAGCCCAGATTCTGGAGGCCAGCGAGGAAAAGCCATACCTGGGACTCACCCTGGAGCTGGATAAAAAAACTATCGCTCAACTGATAATGGAGGTCGACTCGAAACACGCCAACTCGAGGAGACAGGACAGGGGAATGGAGATCAGCGAGGCGACTCCGAACATGCTGGAGGCTTTTCTTCGATTGGTGAACTTGCTTAAATCACCGGAGGATCTACCGGTGCTGGGCCCGATGGTCAAACGGGAGATATTCTACCGGCTTCTTACCGGCGAACAGGGCCCCAAATTAAGACGGATAGTCACGGCGGGAAGCCACAGCCACAGCATAGCCAACACGATAGAGTGGCTCAGGAGAAACTTCGCGGATCAGATCAAGATGGACGAACTGGCCTCTCGATCGGGCATGAGCCAATCCACCTTTCATCACCATTTTCGCTCGGTCACAGCCATGAGCCCGTTGCAGTTTCAAAAAAGGCTCAGGCTGAACGAGGCGAGACGGTTGATGCTTACCGAACGTCTGGACGCAGCGACGGCGGCGTTTCAGGTGGGATACGAAAGCCCCTCACAGTTCAGCCGGGAGTACAAACGGCTTTTCGGAGCCCCTCCGGCACAGGACGTAAAAAACATGATCAGGATTTAG
- a CDS encoding carboxymuconolactone decarboxylase family protein, whose translation MGKVTAGKEMLGDFAPQFAGFNDDVLFGEVWSREDKLAPRERSIVTVSALLSSGILDSSLKFHIQKAKDNGVTKEEMVEVLTQLAFYAGWPKAWAAFRMAKEVYSE comes from the coding sequence ATGGGCAAGGTTACCGCGGGAAAAGAAATGCTGGGGGATTTCGCCCCTCAGTTTGCGGGATTCAACGACGACGTGCTTTTCGGAGAGGTGTGGTCCAGGGAGGACAAGCTGGCCCCCAGGGAGAGGAGCATCGTCACCGTGTCGGCTCTTCTGTCCAGCGGAATTTTGGACAGTTCCCTCAAGTTTCACATCCAGAAGGCGAAGGACAACGGTGTGACGAAAGAGGAGATGGTTGAGGTTCTTACCCAGCTGGCCTTCTACGCCGGTTGGCCCAAGGCGTGGGCGGCGTTCCGCATGGCCAAGGAAGTCTACTCCGAGTGA
- a CDS encoding linear amide C-N hydrolase produces MRIESLGLSFFAVLLLLTVPAFGCTRVTYVGPEDTIITGRTMDWGSDIGSNLWIFPRGMERDGAAGPDSVEWSSLYGSVVASAFDAATVDGINEKGLVVNLLYLVESQYPKPKKGDPRAPISIAAWAQYVLDRFATVKEAVEALSSEPFYVVSTMTPDGHAGNGHLAISDPSGDSAIFEYLEGKLVIHHGGEYQVMTNSPSFDKQLALCAYWQEIGGLTMLPGTNRASDRFVRAAFYIDAIPKTSDIRTALAGVLGVIRNASVPLGISTPDKPNISSTLWRTLADHKNRRYYFDGVLSPSLFWVDLDKLDLAEGAPVLHLPLKDVALGGEASGNFETSTPFEFLEAQP; encoded by the coding sequence TTGCGTATAGAATCGTTGGGACTTTCGTTTTTCGCCGTCCTTTTGCTGTTGACCGTGCCGGCTTTCGGCTGTACCAGGGTGACCTACGTCGGTCCGGAGGATACGATCATAACCGGCCGTACCATGGATTGGGGGAGCGATATAGGGAGCAACCTTTGGATTTTCCCTCGCGGTATGGAGAGAGACGGCGCTGCCGGGCCGGACTCGGTCGAGTGGAGCTCCCTCTACGGCAGCGTGGTGGCCTCCGCTTTCGACGCCGCTACTGTTGATGGAATAAACGAAAAAGGCTTGGTGGTTAATTTGCTCTATCTGGTGGAGTCGCAATATCCCAAGCCGAAAAAAGGCGATCCCAGAGCCCCCATCTCGATAGCGGCCTGGGCTCAGTACGTTCTGGATAGGTTCGCCACGGTGAAAGAGGCGGTGGAGGCTCTGAGCTCCGAGCCATTTTACGTGGTATCCACCATGACCCCGGATGGACACGCCGGAAACGGCCATCTTGCCATATCGGATCCTTCCGGCGACTCGGCCATCTTCGAGTACCTGGAGGGGAAGCTCGTGATCCACCACGGCGGAGAATATCAAGTTATGACCAACTCGCCTTCATTTGACAAACAGTTGGCACTCTGCGCCTACTGGCAGGAGATAGGCGGATTGACCATGCTCCCCGGGACCAACCGCGCTTCCGATCGATTCGTCAGGGCCGCCTTCTACATCGATGCCATACCCAAAACGTCGGACATAAGGACCGCTTTGGCGGGGGTGCTCGGGGTTATCAGAAACGCGTCGGTACCTTTGGGAATATCCACCCCCGACAAGCCCAACATCTCCTCGACTTTGTGGCGTACTCTGGCGGATCATAAAAACAGAAGGTACTACTTCGACGGGGTGCTCAGCCCGAGCCTGTTCTGGGTTGACCTGGATAAGTTGGACTTGGCGGAGGGGGCTCCGGTCCTTCATCTGCCCCTGAAGGACGTCGCACTGGGAGGCGAGGCCTCCGGTAATTTTGAAACTTCGACGCCCTTCGAGTTTTTAGAAGCGCAGCCATGA
- a CDS encoding 4Fe-4S binding protein gives MKFDTASVVSYSPTGTTTRVLKGIVEGMGSKLSFLDATLPEARETAILPEGDVLLVGMPVYSGRIAREGRALLEKLRGDGRPAVAVVVYGNRHYDDALLELGDILKEKGFKVIAGAAFIGEHSFADEKYPTAIGRPDDYDMPVIRSFGAKVPKMLGAADSVSELPEADLPGNRPYKVPSTMPDGSPVTDVETCVHCGKCAAVCPVGAVDPKDPNATDGVACTFCCACVKACPTGARVLKLEPVASLGKKMWDNFSSRREPEFFMPR, from the coding sequence TTGAAATTCGATACAGCGTCTGTCGTAAGCTATTCTCCCACCGGGACGACCACGAGGGTTCTGAAGGGGATCGTGGAGGGAATGGGGTCGAAGCTTTCCTTTTTGGACGCTACATTGCCGGAGGCGAGAGAGACGGCCATTCTTCCCGAGGGAGACGTCCTGCTGGTGGGGATGCCGGTATATTCCGGCAGGATCGCCAGAGAGGGGCGGGCTTTGCTGGAGAAACTCCGGGGAGACGGACGGCCCGCCGTAGCCGTGGTGGTTTACGGCAACAGACACTACGACGACGCACTGTTGGAGCTCGGGGATATCCTGAAGGAGAAGGGGTTCAAGGTGATAGCCGGAGCGGCTTTCATCGGAGAGCATTCCTTCGCCGACGAAAAGTATCCTACGGCCATAGGCAGGCCGGACGACTACGATATGCCCGTGATACGGTCTTTCGGGGCCAAGGTGCCCAAGATGCTTGGCGCCGCCGACTCCGTATCCGAGCTGCCAGAGGCGGATCTGCCGGGGAATAGGCCCTACAAGGTTCCCTCTACCATGCCGGATGGATCTCCCGTAACCGACGTGGAGACGTGCGTCCATTGCGGAAAATGCGCCGCGGTCTGCCCCGTAGGGGCGGTGGATCCGAAGGACCCCAACGCAACCGACGGTGTGGCCTGTACCTTCTGCTGCGCCTGCGTGAAGGCCTGTCCTACCGGTGCCAGGGTGCTGAAGCTGGAGCCTGTGGCCTCTTTGGGAAAGAAGATGTGGGACAACTTTTCCTCCCGTCGGGAGCCCGAGTTTTTTATGCCGAGATAG
- a CDS encoding helix-turn-helix domain-containing protein — MEAISLIAKNLKRLREERNLSLGELSKKSGISKVMLSQIEKKEGNPTINTIWKIANGLHVSYTALLERREPEIQAISKRDITPQEDDGGHYRIYCYYPSSPTRNFELFHLELDAGQKHDSVGHPGKSQEYVMANEGHLTICIEDRNYELYPEDSLSFDASLPHRYENNGEKTVEATVVNLYPG, encoded by the coding sequence ATGGAGGCAATTTCTTTAATCGCCAAGAACCTCAAAAGACTTAGGGAAGAACGCAATCTAAGCCTTGGAGAGCTTTCGAAGAAATCCGGAATCAGCAAGGTGATGCTTTCTCAGATAGAGAAAAAGGAGGGCAATCCAACCATAAACACGATCTGGAAAATAGCCAACGGTCTGCACGTGTCCTACACGGCCCTTCTGGAACGACGGGAACCGGAGATTCAAGCGATATCGAAGAGGGACATAACACCCCAGGAGGACGACGGAGGACACTACAGAATCTACTGCTACTATCCCAGCTCTCCTACACGCAATTTCGAGCTGTTTCACCTGGAGCTGGACGCCGGACAAAAACATGATTCGGTCGGACATCCCGGTAAATCTCAGGAATACGTGATGGCTAACGAGGGACACCTGACGATCTGCATAGAAGATCGAAACTACGAACTTTATCCCGAGGATTCTCTGTCCTTCGACGCCTCCCTGCCCCATAGATACGAAAACAACGGCGAGAAAACGGTCGAAGCGACCGTCGTCAACCTCTACCCCGGTTGA
- a CDS encoding PLP-dependent cysteine synthase family protein codes for MTSEVKKLIENIYEAIGETPLLRLKRIVKHYDVEGDIYAKLEYLNPGYSKKDRPALQMIEEAERSGELKPGQTVVELTSGNTGTGLALVCGAKGHPFVAVMSEGNSPERARMMRALGAEVVLVPQSEGAVEGQVSGRDLELVERRTGALVMEREAFRADQFRLDSSYRAHLENTAVEMWEQSDGRIDCFVDLVGSGGTFEGCAEKLKSYRSDIRCYVAEPAAAAVYAGCPLSNGGRHRIQGCGYAMDLPKIKRKHIDGCVQVTDEDACRTTRDLARLEGCFVGISSGANVWAAIQLLRGKERGGTIALTLNDSGLKYLSSDLFP; via the coding sequence ATGACAAGCGAAGTGAAGAAGCTCATAGAGAACATCTACGAGGCTATCGGAGAAACCCCGTTGTTGCGTCTGAAAAGGATCGTAAAGCATTACGATGTGGAGGGAGACATCTATGCCAAGCTGGAGTATCTGAATCCGGGTTACAGCAAGAAAGACCGCCCCGCGTTGCAGATGATCGAGGAGGCCGAGAGGTCGGGAGAATTGAAACCCGGTCAAACCGTCGTCGAGTTGACCAGCGGGAACACCGGTACCGGTCTCGCCCTGGTCTGCGGTGCTAAGGGACATCCCTTCGTGGCGGTGATGTCCGAGGGCAATTCTCCCGAGCGGGCAAGGATGATGCGGGCTCTAGGCGCGGAGGTCGTCCTGGTTCCACAGAGCGAAGGTGCCGTTGAGGGACAGGTGTCTGGGAGGGACCTGGAGCTGGTGGAACGTAGAACCGGGGCTCTGGTAATGGAACGTGAGGCGTTTCGTGCTGATCAATTTCGTCTGGACAGCTCCTATCGAGCTCATCTGGAGAATACCGCCGTGGAGATGTGGGAGCAGAGCGATGGCCGGATCGACTGTTTCGTGGATTTAGTAGGCAGCGGCGGGACATTCGAGGGGTGCGCCGAAAAGCTAAAGAGTTACCGGTCGGATATACGCTGCTACGTGGCCGAGCCTGCGGCGGCCGCAGTGTATGCCGGGTGCCCTTTGTCCAACGGTGGGCGCCATAGGATACAGGGCTGCGGCTACGCCATGGATCTGCCGAAGATAAAGCGAAAGCATATCGACGGATGCGTTCAGGTGACCGACGAGGACGCCTGTCGGACGACTCGGGATTTGGCTAGGCTGGAAGGGTGTTTCGTCGGCATCTCGTCCGGGGCTAACGTATGGGCTGCGATACAGTTGTTGAGGGGAAAGGAGAGAGGCGGGACGATAGCCTTGACCCTGAACGATAGCGGATTGAAGTATTTAAGCTCCGATCTCTTCCCCTGA
- a CDS encoding flavodoxin yields the protein MNEKKALVAFFSATGVTAKIAEKVAKVVEGDLFEIVPAEPYTKDDLNWHDGMSRSSLEMNDRSSRPEIAHMVDGMERYETIFIGFPIWWYVAPRIIQTFLESYDFSGKKISLFATSGMSGMGDTQEILRLSCPGAATWGAGRRFSESASESEINRWVGKSSF from the coding sequence ATGAACGAAAAGAAAGCTTTGGTGGCTTTCTTCTCGGCTACCGGCGTTACTGCGAAGATCGCGGAGAAGGTGGCGAAGGTGGTAGAAGGGGACCTTTTCGAGATCGTCCCGGCTGAACCTTACACTAAGGACGATCTGAACTGGCACGACGGTATGAGTCGCAGTTCCCTGGAGATGAACGATCGTTCCTCCAGGCCGGAGATCGCCCACATGGTTGATGGTATGGAGAGGTATGAAACGATTTTTATCGGTTTCCCCATTTGGTGGTACGTAGCTCCGAGGATAATACAGACCTTTTTGGAGAGCTACGATTTTTCCGGTAAGAAGATCTCGCTTTTCGCGACCTCCGGGATGAGCGGGATGGGAGATACGCAGGAGATTCTTCGTTTGTCCTGTCCCGGTGCGGCCACTTGGGGTGCCGGAAGAAGATTTAGTGAGTCTGCCTCGGAGAGCGAGATCAATCGATGGGTAGGCAAGTCGAGTTTCTAA
- the pheA gene encoding prephenate dehydratase, translating to MIELKDRLYELRTTIDELDKGIAELLARRVETAQEIGRAKGDGPIYDPAREERIIRRFSEMNPGLDRESLSTIHKEIISLCRSVQGRPTVACMGPEGSYSQQAMERALGSSIDPLFVSGPREVFRAVETGRASLGLVPVENTVEGTVYATLDGFSETGPEMTVIQEVSLPIRHVLASASPLSEIKRVVSHPQALAQCRLWLEEKLPGAKKEPVATTSHGAAIASSEPGTAAVCSAKAAEVNRIEILSRDIQDRSHNRTRFWVVGPKGSTRSEGEKTSILFSVPHRSGSLLGALDPLRTAGVNLTAIQSRPMQGNPFEYLFFLDMMGSSSDPEISDALEAMRRSCLSMRVLGSYPSDIVVPGK from the coding sequence GTGATAGAGTTGAAGGACAGGCTGTACGAACTCAGGACGACCATAGACGAACTGGACAAAGGCATAGCGGAGCTGCTGGCGAGACGGGTGGAGACTGCCCAAGAGATAGGCAGAGCCAAGGGAGACGGCCCTATCTACGACCCGGCCAGGGAGGAGCGGATCATACGCCGTTTCAGCGAGATGAACCCCGGCCTGGATCGAGAATCCCTGTCCACCATACATAAAGAGATAATATCCCTGTGTCGATCGGTCCAGGGTAGACCTACCGTGGCCTGCATGGGCCCCGAGGGATCCTACTCTCAGCAGGCCATGGAGAGAGCCCTGGGGTCCTCTATAGACCCCCTGTTCGTGTCCGGTCCCAGAGAGGTGTTCAGGGCGGTCGAGACCGGCAGGGCCTCTCTCGGGCTCGTGCCGGTGGAGAACACCGTGGAGGGAACGGTCTACGCGACCTTGGACGGATTCTCCGAGACCGGACCGGAAATGACAGTGATCCAGGAGGTTAGCCTTCCTATAAGACACGTCCTTGCCTCGGCCTCGCCTCTCTCGGAGATAAAACGGGTGGTCTCCCACCCCCAGGCCCTGGCCCAGTGCAGACTCTGGCTGGAGGAAAAACTACCGGGGGCGAAAAAGGAACCGGTTGCCACGACCAGCCACGGAGCGGCCATAGCGTCGTCCGAACCGGGAACGGCGGCGGTGTGCAGCGCCAAGGCGGCGGAGGTCAACCGAATAGAGATACTTTCCAGGGACATACAGGACAGATCTCACAACAGGACCAGGTTCTGGGTGGTAGGACCCAAGGGTTCGACCAGATCCGAGGGGGAGAAAACCTCCATACTCTTCTCCGTACCCCACAGGTCGGGATCCCTCCTGGGAGCGCTGGACCCTCTTCGTACGGCAGGGGTTAACCTGACTGCCATACAGTCCCGCCCAATGCAGGGCAACCCCTTCGAGTACCTGTTCTTTCTGGACATGATGGGCAGTTCCTCCGATCCGGAGATATCCGACGCCCTGGAAGCCATGAGGAGGTCCTGTTTATCCATGAGGGTGCTGGGCTCCTATCCCTCCGACATCGTGGTTCCAGGAAAGTAA
- a CDS encoding aldo/keto reductase family protein — MKIPKLGLGTWFIPDDQAGEAVRQAVELGYRHMDTAQAYENEAGVAAGVKSCGIEREKLFVTSKVAAEYKTYEAATSSIDETLSRMGLDYLDMMIIHSPQPWDEFRDERRYYEENKAVWRALEDGYRAGKLKAIGVSNFLVDDLESLLADCTVKPMVNQILAHIGNTPEELMAFCEKNDILVEAYAPIAHGVALWNRDLVAMAEKYGVAVPQLCIKYVLQLGTVALPKTANPAHMADNAKLDFTVSDEDMGILKGLSDMKDYGEFSFFPVFSGK; from the coding sequence GTGAAAATACCCAAACTGGGGTTGGGAACCTGGTTTATCCCCGACGATCAGGCTGGAGAGGCAGTCAGACAGGCCGTCGAGCTGGGATATCGCCATATGGACACGGCTCAGGCCTACGAGAACGAGGCAGGTGTAGCAGCCGGTGTGAAGAGCTGTGGAATCGAGAGAGAGAAGCTTTTCGTCACCAGCAAGGTGGCGGCCGAGTATAAGACCTACGAGGCCGCGACTTCGTCCATCGACGAGACCCTTTCCAGGATGGGGTTGGATTATCTGGACATGATGATAATCCACAGCCCTCAGCCCTGGGACGAGTTTCGCGACGAAAGGCGGTATTACGAGGAGAACAAGGCCGTCTGGCGGGCTTTGGAGGACGGCTATCGAGCCGGCAAGCTGAAGGCCATCGGCGTCTCCAACTTCCTCGTCGACGATCTGGAGAGCTTGCTGGCGGATTGCACCGTGAAGCCCATGGTCAATCAGATATTGGCCCACATCGGCAATACCCCCGAGGAACTGATGGCTTTCTGTGAAAAGAACGATATTTTGGTGGAGGCCTACGCTCCCATCGCTCACGGGGTTGCGCTTTGGAACCGGGATCTGGTGGCGATGGCGGAAAAATACGGTGTCGCCGTTCCCCAGCTTTGCATCAAATACGTGTTGCAGCTGGGCACTGTCGCCCTTCCCAAGACGGCGAACCCAGCTCACATGGCGGACAACGCCAAGTTGGATTTTACCGTCTCCGACGAGGATATGGGAATCCTGAAGGGGCTCTCCGACATGAAGGATTACGGAGAGTTCAGCTTCTTCCCTGTGTTCAGCGGCAAGTAA
- a CDS encoding cupin domain-containing protein, whose protein sequence is MNEIEDLFPRGGENAAYAKYFLGKSYLNMLSLEGVVIGNVTFEPGCRNNWHVHHSKSGGGQILLCTSGYGWYQEWGKPVRKLAPGDVVNIPAGVKHWHGAAKDSWFAHVAVEVPGEDCSNEWLEIVDDEQYEKLA, encoded by the coding sequence ATGAACGAGATAGAGGATCTGTTTCCCAGAGGCGGGGAGAACGCCGCTTACGCCAAGTATTTTCTCGGAAAGAGTTATCTGAACATGCTTTCACTGGAGGGCGTGGTCATAGGGAACGTAACCTTCGAGCCCGGTTGCCGCAACAACTGGCACGTTCATCACTCTAAGTCCGGAGGAGGACAAATTCTGCTTTGTACCTCCGGTTACGGCTGGTATCAGGAGTGGGGAAAGCCCGTCAGGAAGCTGGCACCCGGTGATGTGGTGAACATACCGGCAGGCGTCAAGCACTGGCACGGAGCAGCCAAGGACAGCTGGTTCGCCCATGTAGCGGTCGAGGTGCCGGGGGAGGACTGTTCCAACGAATGGCTGGAGATCGTGGACGACGAGCAGTACGAAAAACTGGCCTAA
- a CDS encoding cation:proton antiporter, with product MNFPFMQDPLLGMGLVIFFGYFLGHLAVKAGLPKITGYLAAGLILNPTVFGLVPQSAIAGTNTMVNVLLCVITFEIGGSLAIDKIRSLGKSIVAMTILEAEGAFLAVILGMIPFCVLFGSYFGISGTPAVLAFSILMGGLVSPTDPAATIAVAHQYGAKGPVTSTILGVSAFDDGFGIINFGLALALARTIMGGGELSLFSVVLSPVWTIVLSAAVGCVFGIMVDRMSSKALDGEGGGELTIVLVGGLMACFGVAEALKADELLATMVMGIWVVNANDRSDEIFDFVQSTLEEPVFLIFFCVSGMTLDMPSLLSSLAFIPAVVLLRVLGKAAGIYGGGDLTGVDGRTCRYVIGGLIPLGGIVIGLALTLKRIPEMAPFADTLINVIIGCTVIHEFIGPMTARWALKSSGEIDE from the coding sequence ATGAACTTTCCCTTTATGCAGGATCCCTTGCTCGGCATGGGACTGGTGATCTTCTTCGGCTATTTTCTGGGACACCTGGCGGTGAAGGCAGGGCTCCCCAAGATAACTGGCTATCTCGCCGCGGGATTGATACTGAACCCCACCGTCTTCGGCCTGGTTCCCCAAAGTGCCATAGCGGGAACTAATACGATGGTGAACGTGCTACTGTGCGTCATAACCTTCGAGATCGGGGGATCTCTGGCTATAGATAAAATACGCTCCCTCGGCAAAAGCATCGTGGCAATGACGATTCTGGAGGCCGAAGGGGCCTTTCTGGCTGTGATACTCGGGATGATTCCCTTCTGCGTGCTCTTCGGATCCTATTTCGGCATCTCCGGAACTCCGGCGGTGCTGGCCTTCTCCATTCTGATGGGCGGCCTGGTCTCCCCTACCGACCCGGCTGCGACGATAGCGGTAGCCCACCAGTACGGAGCGAAGGGACCTGTGACCTCGACCATATTGGGCGTATCCGCCTTCGACGACGGCTTCGGCATAATAAACTTCGGTCTGGCTCTTGCTTTGGCCAGGACGATAATGGGAGGCGGAGAACTTTCCCTCTTCTCGGTGGTGCTCTCTCCGGTCTGGACGATCGTCCTCTCCGCTGCCGTGGGATGCGTCTTCGGAATAATGGTCGATCGAATGAGCTCCAAGGCCCTGGACGGCGAGGGAGGCGGAGAGCTCACCATAGTGCTCGTAGGAGGGCTTATGGCCTGCTTCGGCGTCGCGGAGGCGCTGAAAGCCGACGAGCTTCTGGCCACCATGGTCATGGGAATCTGGGTGGTTAACGCCAACGATCGCTCCGACGAGATCTTCGACTTCGTACAGTCCACCCTGGAGGAGCCGGTGTTCCTCATCTTCTTCTGCGTGAGCGGAATGACCCTCGACATGCCGTCGCTTCTGTCTTCCCTGGCCTTCATCCCGGCGGTCGTGCTCCTAAGGGTGCTGGGCAAGGCGGCGGGAATCTACGGAGGGGGCGACCTCACAGGGGTGGACGGTAGAACCTGTCGATACGTGATAGGAGGGCTAATCCCCCTGGGCGGCATAGTGATAGGCCTGGCGTTGACCCTCAAGAGGATCCCCGAGATGGCCCCCTTCGCGGACACTCTGATAAACGTCATCATAGGCTGCACGGTAATACACGAATTCATAGGCCCGATGACGGCCCGATGGGCCCTGAAAAGCTCCGGCGAGATCGACGAATAG
- a CDS encoding flavodoxin, translated as MNKMAFVLVELLMVFSLATCGSASSSSPSTSENPATVDSASSEAGKTLVVYYSATGNTKRVAGFIATSTGADLFALKPADPYTKDDLNYRDKGSRVSREHDNEHERDVELLSVSVDDWDSYDTVFIGYPIWWGIAAWPIDGFIGANDFTGKTVIPFCTSAASGLGESGELLRKAAGNGNWLEGRRFSSGVKEEEIQPWIEGLGL; from the coding sequence ATGAATAAAATGGCGTTTGTTTTGGTAGAGCTTTTGATGGTGTTTAGCCTTGCGACTTGCGGCAGCGCCTCGTCGTCCAGCCCTTCAACGTCGGAAAACCCTGCCACCGTAGACTCCGCCTCCTCGGAGGCCGGAAAGACGTTGGTAGTCTACTATTCTGCGACCGGAAACACGAAAAGAGTTGCGGGATTTATCGCGACGTCAACGGGTGCGGATCTCTTTGCGTTGAAACCGGCCGATCCTTACACTAAAGACGATCTGAACTATAGAGACAAGGGTAGTAGGGTGTCCAGAGAACATGATAACGAGCATGAAAGGGATGTAGAGCTTCTATCCGTATCTGTCGATGATTGGGATTCCTACGATACCGTGTTCATCGGCTATCCCATCTGGTGGGGGATCGCAGCATGGCCGATTGACGGCTTTATAGGAGCGAACGACTTTACCGGAAAAACGGTAATCCCGTTCTGCACTTCCGCCGCCTCCGGTCTGGGAGAGAGCGGCGAGCTCTTGAGAAAAGCCGCCGGAAACGGAAACTGGCTGGAGGGAAGACGTTTCTCCTCCGGAGTGAAAGAAGAAGAGATCCAGCCCTGGATTGAAGGATTGGGCTTGTAG